The DNA sequence GTATCTATTTGAAAACTATGTGCATAGTGAAGCTGAGTTTTTAGTCGATGAAGACGAACTCACAAAAGAATTAACGCGTGCTGGCTTTCACCAGTCGGAGATAATTAAGGCTTTGACTTGGTTGGAAGGCCTAGCCGAGTTGCAAGAGGCGGGAACACCTTACCTTTGCAATCATGATCAACAATCTTTCCGTATTTATACCAAAGATGAGATAAATAAAATTGATGTGGAGAGCCGCGGCTTTCTGCTGTTTCTAGAGCAAATTAAAGTGCTCAGTGTCGAAACGCGTGAAATGGTTATCGATCGGGTGATGGAGCTCGACGAAACGACGTTAAATTTAGATGATCTAAAATGGGTTATCTTAATGGTGTTATTTAATGCGCCAGGCCATGAGTTGGCCTATGAACAGATGGAAGATCTCATCTTTGAGCAACCTGATGGTCGTCTACATTCATAAGTAAGCATTTGTTTGAGCATATAAAAAGGAGGCTAACGCCTCCTTTTTAGTATCATTATTAGCTAGCACTAAAAATGTAAGTGTTTGCTGTCTTGAGTTAAGTGCTCTGGCTGCAAGTAGTCACGATAAGCATAGCGGTTCTGTTTATGCAGTCTAGGCTTAGCTTTTTCTTCACTGTCATCGAATTGTTCGACTTGGGCTGCAAGCCAACCTGCAAACTCCTGCTGATGTTGAGTCAACTCGGCGAGTAGTGACTCATAACCTTCAAAGTAATCTGT is a window from the Shewanella sp. Choline-02u-19 genome containing:
- a CDS encoding DUF494 family protein, which produces MFDILMYLFENYVHSEAEFLVDEDELTKELTRAGFHQSEIIKALTWLEGLAELQEAGTPYLCNHDQQSFRIYTKDEINKIDVESRGFLLFLEQIKVLSVETREMVIDRVMELDETTLNLDDLKWVILMVLFNAPGHELAYEQMEDLIFEQPDGRLHS